The following proteins are co-located in the Rickettsiales bacterium genome:
- a CDS encoding S9 family peptidase, whose translation MRLKIISIILIISLIFISYLFINRSNQVIDPIIPRSVLFGNPDKFAARISPNGEYISYIAPSNGVLNIWLAPRDDIDSAKVITDDDTRGIRNYTWAYDNKHLLYSLDNKGDENYRVYSINIETGVTELLTPETAVRAYVSYVSHRFPNEALISTNERDKQYFDIYKYNLTTGNRELVLENTKFDDVVIDEDLQIRFASFIAENGGREYFKFEDNSWQPFMEVPFDDITSTNLYGFSEDGNVLYLSDSRNLNTAALKSINLETGEENIIAKDDKSDVNIFTSHPTKNIIQAIGTTYLKSEYKLLDDSIKDDMLYLESVANGGEIIIGSRSIDDKHWIVVIMSDDASIKYYQYDRDKKTANFLFSHRSMLDQYKLAKMYPVIIKSRDGLDLVSYITFPRNSKLNNSMQPENPLPLVLNVHGGPRLRDYWGFDPEHQWLANRGYAVLSVNYRASSGFGKDFLNAGNGQWGKKMHDDLIDAVNWAISNKIANPKKISIYGGSYGGYAALVGLTMTPDVFACAVDIVGPANLITLLENVPPYWGPYLNAMKKWMGPWETEEDKQALLQVSPISFVDNIKKPLLIAQGANDPRVNQIESDQIVEKMQSKNIPVVYALYPDEGHGFARPENRISFYALAEQFLAKVLGGRAQPIDEDLEGANLILNGVSPKNALEAENIIGKEVKQ comes from the coding sequence ATGCGCCTTAAAATCATTTCAATTATACTTATCATATCTTTAATTTTTATAAGTTATTTATTTATAAATAGATCTAATCAAGTTATAGATCCTATTATTCCACGTAGTGTTTTATTTGGTAATCCAGATAAGTTTGCAGCAAGAATTAGTCCCAATGGAGAATACATAAGTTATATTGCGCCAAGCAATGGTGTGTTAAATATTTGGCTTGCTCCTAGAGATGATATAGATTCTGCTAAGGTAATAACAGATGATGATACTAGAGGAATTAGGAATTATACATGGGCCTATGATAATAAACATCTTCTCTATTCTCTTGATAATAAAGGTGATGAGAATTATCGTGTTTATTCGATTAATATAGAGACAGGTGTAACAGAATTGTTGACTCCAGAAACTGCTGTGAGAGCTTATGTTTCTTATGTTAGTCATAGATTCCCAAATGAAGCACTGATTTCTACTAATGAAAGAGATAAACAATATTTTGATATCTATAAATATAATTTAACTACTGGCAACAGAGAGTTAGTTTTAGAAAATACTAAATTCGATGATGTGGTTATTGATGAAGATCTACAAATACGTTTTGCTAGTTTTATTGCTGAAAATGGTGGAAGAGAATATTTTAAGTTTGAAGATAACTCTTGGCAGCCATTTATGGAGGTGCCTTTTGATGACATAACAAGCACAAATCTTTATGGTTTCAGTGAAGATGGGAATGTTCTTTATTTGTCAGACAGTCGTAACCTCAATACTGCAGCTTTGAAGTCTATAAATTTAGAAACCGGAGAAGAAAATATAATAGCCAAAGATGATAAATCTGATGTAAATATTTTCACTTCTCACCCTACTAAAAATATTATCCAGGCAATAGGAACTACTTATTTAAAAAGTGAGTATAAGTTGTTAGATGATTCTATTAAAGATGATATGCTTTACTTAGAATCTGTTGCAAACGGTGGAGAGATAATAATAGGGAGTCGTAGTATAGATGATAAGCATTGGATAGTGGTGATTATGTCTGATGATGCTTCTATTAAATATTACCAATATGATAGAGATAAAAAAACAGCTAACTTCTTATTTAGCCACAGATCTATGTTAGATCAATATAAATTGGCAAAAATGTATCCAGTGATTATAAAGTCTAGGGATGGTTTAGATTTGGTTAGCTATATTACATTTCCAAGAAATAGTAAATTAAATAATTCTATGCAGCCAGAGAATCCCCTTCCATTGGTTCTTAATGTTCATGGTGGACCAAGATTAAGGGATTATTGGGGATTTGACCCTGAACATCAATGGTTAGCTAATCGTGGATATGCAGTCTTGAGTGTTAATTATCGTGCTTCTTCAGGTTTTGGCAAAGATTTTCTGAATGCTGGTAATGGGCAATGGGGGAAGAAAATGCATGATGATTTAATAGATGCGGTAAATTGGGCTATATCTAATAAAATAGCCAACCCTAAAAAAATATCAATTTATGGAGGAAGTTATGGTGGTTATGCTGCTTTAGTTGGTCTTACGATGACTCCAGATGTGTTTGCTTGCGCAGTTGATATTGTTGGCCCAGCTAATCTTATTACTTTATTAGAAAATGTTCCTCCGTATTGGGGGCCGTATTTGAATGCAATGAAGAAATGGATGGGGCCTTGGGAGACTGAGGAAGACAAACAAGCTTTATTGCAAGTTTCTCCAATATCATTTGTGGATAATATAAAAAAACCTCTTCTTATTGCTCAAGGAGCTAATGATCCTAGAGTAAATCAGATAGAATCTGATCAGATTGTAGAAAAAATGCAGAGTAAAAATATTCCTGTGGTTTATGCTTTATATCCTGATGAAGGGCATGGTTTTGCAAGACCAGAAAATAGAATATCATTCTATGCTTTAGCAGAACAATTTCTAGCAAAAGTTCTGGGAGGAAGAGCTCAGCCTATAGATGAAGATTTAGAAGGAGCTAATCTTATACTTAATGGGGTGTCTCCCAAGAATGCTTTAGAAGCAGAAAATATTATAGGCAAAGAAGTTAAACAATAG
- a CDS encoding anhydro-N-acetylmuramic acid kinase, with the protein MILKSIGLMSGTSMDGIDAVLMETDGKKIIKPKVTASISYDDEFKLKLREAELVVRDAKKNIASLEVVNRSTELHAEVVKKLLKKSNLLPKDIDVIGYHGQTIYHNPEEGITIQIGDGQLLADLTGIKVVNDFRSDDIRNGGQGAPLAPLYHHALALRDSYFPVVVVNCGGISNITIINGGSENQVMGFDTGPGNVLIDRYIREKTNNQEFMDLDGKYGSKGVVDQVILDKMITFIQPYLERKVSKSLDSGEFHLIEELDVLSIYDGCATLEALTAKCITDNVDMNAPRKWVLAGGGWNNSVILKFLKQYLNDKFGVVDIKLASEIGWDSVYMEAEIFAYLAVRSLYGLSVTIPNVTGARVASYGGSLYTI; encoded by the coding sequence ATGATTTTAAAAAGCATAGGTTTAATGAGTGGAACTTCTATGGATGGTATAGATGCTGTGCTCATGGAAACTGATGGCAAGAAGATTATAAAGCCTAAAGTAACTGCATCTATTTCTTATGATGATGAGTTTAAGTTAAAACTTAGAGAGGCAGAGCTAGTTGTAAGAGATGCTAAAAAAAATATAGCCTCTTTGGAGGTGGTAAATAGGTCTACAGAGCTTCATGCTGAGGTAGTTAAAAAATTACTTAAGAAGAGCAATTTATTGCCTAAGGATATTGATGTTATAGGGTATCATGGTCAAACCATTTATCATAATCCTGAAGAGGGAATAACCATTCAAATAGGTGATGGGCAATTATTAGCAGATTTAACTGGTATTAAAGTTGTAAATGATTTTCGCAGTGATGATATTAGAAATGGTGGGCAGGGTGCTCCTTTAGCTCCTCTTTATCATCATGCTTTAGCATTAAGGGATTCTTATTTCCCAGTGGTGGTGGTGAATTGTGGTGGAATATCTAATATCACAATCATCAATGGAGGTAGTGAAAACCAGGTTATGGGTTTTGATACCGGTCCTGGTAATGTTCTAATTGATCGTTATATTCGTGAAAAAACTAATAACCAAGAATTTATGGATTTAGATGGGAAATATGGATCAAAGGGAGTGGTTGATCAAGTTATCTTAGATAAGATGATTACTTTTATACAACCATATCTTGAGCGTAAAGTGTCAAAGTCTTTAGACTCAGGGGAGTTTCATTTAATTGAAGAATTAGATGTTTTAAGTATTTATGACGGATGTGCTACATTAGAGGCTCTCACAGCTAAATGTATTACAGACAATGTGGATATGAATGCTCCAAGAAAATGGGTATTAGCAGGAGGAGGGTGGAATAATTCAGTTATTTTAAAGTTTCTTAAGCAATATTTAAATGACAAGTTTGGTGTGGTTGATATTAAATTAGCAAGTGAAATTGGTTGGGATAGCGTTTATATGGAGGCGGAGATTTTTGCATATTTGGCCGTGCGCAGTCTCTACGGTTTATCCGTTACTATTCCAAATGTTACCGGAGCAAGGGTTGCAAGTTACGGAGGTTCGTTATATACAATATAA
- the ybeY gene encoding rRNA maturation RNase YbeY produces the protein MSKYYTTTDIDSNLRIDIDFEVQDDVWGNLSELALKVSKAVFSRLDIYKYITHIEFSIVLTNNDTIQKINFQYLGKDKSTNVLSFPAQDIIIDKLGDLKIQDGFLSIGDIIFAYGVMEDEIRRDGNTFQNHFAHLLVHGLLHLLGYDHQEDQDAFQMESLEVEILSSLGIKSPYEY, from the coding sequence ATGAGTAAATATTATACTACTACTGATATAGATAGCAATCTTAGAATTGATATAGATTTTGAGGTTCAGGATGATGTTTGGGGCAACTTGTCAGAGTTAGCTCTTAAAGTATCTAAGGCTGTGTTTTCTAGGCTTGATATATATAAATATATAACCCATATTGAGTTTTCTATTGTTCTTACCAATAACGATACAATACAAAAGATTAATTTCCAATATCTTGGTAAAGACAAGTCTACGAATGTTTTGTCTTTTCCTGCTCAAGATATTATAATAGATAAATTGGGCGATTTAAAAATACAAGATGGATTTCTTTCTATAGGTGATATAATATTTGCATATGGGGTGATGGAAGATGAAATAAGACGGGACGGTAATACATTCCAGAATCATTTTGCTCATTTGCTTGTTCATGGATTGTTGCATTTATTGGGATATGATCATCAAGAAGATCAAGATGCTTTCCAAATGGAGAGTCTTGAGGTGGAAATTCTATCAAGTCTTGGTATAAAATCCCCATATGAATATTAG
- a CDS encoding hemolysin family protein — protein sequence MPEGGRERYKSHKLSTMIARLFSFFKFKSEHNHNHTYNNSLDASSEVDNSWFKFQLLKAEDIMIPRADIAAIDYKSSLDDISRVFLECRHTRMPVYKEELDNIIGFINIKDILPYLLVPKDNPVFKIDAVLRKLLIIAPSMKIYNLLEEMRQTRTHIALVVDEMGGIDGLITIEDLVEEIVGEIEDEHDQGDEGLEFKVIDEENFEVSGRIEVEDLEEKLGLKLGEENEEYYTLGGLILSISGTIPNKGDSIAHPSAGVVFKILDSDPRRIKKVLIYKGSSSVNQQQ from the coding sequence ATGCCGGAAGGTGGTCGAGAGAGATATAAATCGCATAAACTATCAACTATGATAGCTAGGTTGTTTTCTTTTTTTAAATTTAAGTCTGAGCATAACCATAACCATACTTATAATAATTCCTTAGATGCAAGTTCTGAAGTTGATAATAGCTGGTTTAAATTTCAGCTTCTTAAAGCTGAAGATATTATGATTCCTCGCGCAGATATAGCGGCAATTGACTATAAAAGTTCTTTGGATGATATTAGTAGAGTCTTTTTAGAATGCAGGCATACAAGAATGCCAGTTTATAAAGAGGAATTGGATAATATTATCGGTTTTATCAATATAAAAGATATTTTACCCTATTTATTGGTTCCAAAAGATAATCCAGTTTTTAAGATAGATGCGGTATTGCGTAAACTACTTATAATTGCTCCTTCAATGAAGATTTATAACCTTCTTGAAGAAATGCGCCAAACCAGAACTCACATTGCATTGGTGGTAGATGAGATGGGAGGAATTGATGGATTAATCACTATTGAGGATTTAGTAGAAGAAATTGTTGGTGAGATTGAAGATGAACATGATCAGGGAGATGAAGGGTTAGAATTTAAAGTTATTGATGAAGAAAATTTTGAGGTTAGTGGAAGAATCGAAGTTGAAGACTTAGAAGAAAAATTAGGTTTGAAGTTGGGTGAAGAAAATGAAGAATATTATACTTTAGGAGGGCTTATTTTATCCATTTCTGGAACAATTCCTAATAAGGGTGATAGTATTGCTCATCCTTCAGCAGGTGTGGTGTTTAAAATATTAGATAGTGATCCTCGTAGAATAAAGAAAGTGTTGATATATAAAGGATCTTCTTCTGTGAATCAACAGCAATGA
- a CDS encoding NTP/NDP exchange transporter — translation MQFLRTSDFKKKFIDIAKLLVENKTYILHKYIPTTLIFLLSAYIYSLLRGVKDSILVPTLGAELISYVKFYIVFPSTVIFFVCFSKLANLLSRDKLYYVIAMFFASFFLFYAFVLGPNTSFFHLDLSNWISKYPQFKYQILMIQNWTVSVFYMMSELCGTVMLTLLFWQLANDLYNIKEAKKTYALFGLVGQLGLVIAGVVQSNVSVCFEDPSDYEAWNVTIKWMMISVFVACLGLISIYRWMYKNVLFNPSLCDRKHNTEKEKIKLSVVESFKYVFSSRYLWLIMVIVFCYGVGVNMIESVWKDQLRLQYISNSNYSAFMGKFHIIFGFTTIVTMLFGAYILRKFKWIVAALFTPLGAGCTGVIFFNLIIFRDLFGEWFSQFEISLLSMAVMVGALQVMLFKSFNYAFVDATKEMAFIPLDRELRIKGKAAVDVIGGRFGKAFGAILQQIMFQFISPNLSDLTYEIFIVFVVTMVMWTLAVIALNKEFYKLTKS, via the coding sequence ATGCAATTTTTAAGAACTAGTGATTTTAAAAAAAAATTCATTGATATAGCTAAGCTATTAGTTGAAAATAAAACCTATATATTGCATAAATATATTCCAACCACATTAATATTCTTGCTATCTGCTTATATATATAGTTTGCTTAGAGGGGTCAAAGATTCAATTTTAGTGCCAACTCTTGGGGCAGAGCTAATTAGCTATGTAAAATTTTATATAGTTTTTCCTTCCACTGTAATATTTTTTGTCTGTTTCTCAAAGCTAGCCAATCTGTTATCTAGAGATAAATTGTATTATGTAATTGCAATGTTTTTTGCAAGTTTCTTTTTGTTTTATGCTTTTGTTTTAGGTCCTAATACTAGTTTTTTTCATTTAGATTTATCTAATTGGATATCTAAATACCCTCAATTCAAATATCAAATATTGATGATTCAGAATTGGACAGTTAGCGTGTTTTATATGATGTCTGAGTTATGTGGCACAGTGATGTTGACTCTTTTATTTTGGCAGTTGGCTAATGATTTGTATAATATAAAAGAAGCAAAAAAAACTTATGCCTTATTTGGTTTAGTTGGTCAATTGGGCTTGGTGATAGCTGGAGTTGTGCAGAGTAATGTTTCTGTTTGTTTTGAAGACCCATCTGATTATGAAGCTTGGAATGTAACCATCAAATGGATGATGATAAGTGTATTTGTGGCATGCTTAGGACTGATATCTATTTATAGATGGATGTATAAGAATGTTTTATTTAACCCTTCTCTTTGCGATAGAAAGCATAATACAGAGAAAGAAAAAATTAAATTATCGGTAGTAGAAAGCTTTAAGTATGTATTTTCTTCAAGGTATCTTTGGTTAATTATGGTGATAGTATTTTGCTATGGGGTTGGAGTTAATATGATAGAAAGCGTTTGGAAAGATCAGCTGCGCCTTCAATATATTTCTAATAGTAATTATAGTGCATTTATGGGTAAGTTCCATATAATATTTGGCTTTACAACAATAGTCACGATGTTGTTTGGGGCTTATATTCTTAGAAAATTTAAATGGATAGTGGCAGCATTATTTACACCTTTAGGTGCTGGTTGTACAGGAGTAATTTTCTTTAACTTAATTATATTTAGAGATTTATTTGGTGAGTGGTTTTCTCAATTTGAAATAAGTTTGCTTTCAATGGCGGTTATGGTTGGAGCTTTGCAAGTGATGTTGTTTAAATCTTTCAACTATGCTTTTGTTGATGCAACTAAAGAGATGGCTTTCATTCCTTTAGATAGAGAGCTTAGAATAAAAGGTAAAGCAGCTGTGGATGTTATAGGTGGCAGATTTGGTAAAGCTTTTGGTGCTATTTTGCAGCAGATAATGTTTCAGTTTATTAGTCCAAATTTGTCTGATCTTACTTATGAGATATTTATAGTTTTTGTAGTCACTATGGTTATGTGGACACTTGCTGTAATAGCTCTAAACAAAGAGTTTTATAAGTTAACTAAAAGCTAA
- a CDS encoding BamA/TamA family outer membrane protein: protein MRLTIKYALLISLLSSTALAQKNQIANNNIYDQSSIIKNKSVGIVRGKAGKSSRDSSVYTASFKAFVVHEITINFDGIEQQKSIKDICAEYVGKYMTHEMISELKIKLIKSLIQQDYLVPQVNISENKGRLKVSIGVAGIDSVVILGEGKNNQLMKEYADKILSAKTAKVKYVQRYLALMNKIPGYDIEYKLEEKIGDSSKTELIIATVKTKGEAFVGVDNYGVNDLGKMQMAAVGQIYSPFGAPDSFLVHGSTTNHPDRLNDVGFGYSRTINTYGTDAHFFASHFENNSTKDDIVNADSGTGNNVRASLTHHLYLAAHQDLQGEIAVNYRNATSHVVDSITNVSRTDRKSNYISGDAGLKFLFKDGADGRNMMHLSVVQGIDGRFKNYNDGGVLDVIDSPDEHFNIIKFNIYRDQEIANNFSIFSHVSANYSGHKLPSQEKFTLGGRDFGRGYSFGTIDGNRMLAASLEVRYTHQMDGRMFVDEVQPYIFRDMGYVGKQYGDTDITHLSSTGAGLRLKLLYDIDCGAEAAVPVNKSYKVDGEQHDVKTKFGVYINKAFKF from the coding sequence ATGAGATTAACTATAAAATATGCGTTATTAATTAGTCTTCTATCGTCGACTGCTTTAGCTCAAAAGAATCAGATAGCTAATAATAATATATATGATCAAAGTTCAATTATAAAAAATAAATCAGTAGGTATTGTGCGCGGTAAGGCTGGGAAGAGTTCTCGCGATAGCTCAGTGTATACTGCAAGCTTTAAAGCTTTTGTAGTTCATGAAATAACAATTAATTTTGACGGAATAGAGCAGCAAAAAAGTATTAAGGATATATGTGCTGAGTATGTTGGCAAGTACATGACTCATGAAATGATATCCGAGTTAAAAATTAAATTAATTAAGAGTCTTATACAGCAAGATTATTTAGTGCCACAAGTAAATATAAGTGAAAACAAAGGAAGGCTAAAAGTTAGTATTGGAGTTGCTGGTATTGATAGTGTTGTTATTTTGGGTGAAGGAAAGAATAATCAATTAATGAAGGAATATGCAGATAAAATTTTGTCTGCTAAGACAGCTAAAGTAAAATATGTACAGAGATATTTAGCATTAATGAATAAGATCCCTGGTTATGATATTGAGTATAAATTAGAAGAGAAAATAGGGGATTCATCTAAAACTGAATTAATTATTGCTACTGTAAAAACAAAAGGTGAAGCTTTTGTTGGAGTGGATAATTATGGGGTGAATGATTTAGGAAAAATGCAGATGGCGGCTGTTGGACAGATCTATTCTCCGTTTGGAGCTCCAGATTCATTTCTAGTACATGGTTCTACAACTAATCATCCAGATAGATTAAATGATGTAGGTTTTGGTTATAGCAGAACTATTAATACTTATGGTACAGATGCTCATTTCTTTGCTTCGCATTTTGAAAATAATTCAACAAAAGATGATATAGTGAATGCCGATAGTGGTACGGGGAATAATGTTAGGGCTTCTCTTACACATCATCTGTATTTAGCAGCTCACCAGGATCTTCAAGGAGAAATAGCTGTTAACTATAGAAATGCCACTAGTCATGTGGTGGATAGCATTACTAATGTTTCAAGAACGGATAGAAAATCGAATTATATCTCAGGTGATGCAGGACTTAAATTCTTATTTAAGGATGGAGCAGATGGTCGCAATATGATGCATTTAAGTGTGGTTCAGGGAATTGATGGTAGGTTTAAAAACTATAATGATGGTGGTGTTTTAGATGTAATTGATTCTCCAGATGAGCATTTCAATATTATAAAATTTAATATCTATAGAGATCAAGAAATAGCAAATAACTTTAGTATTTTTTCTCATGTTAGCGCGAATTACTCAGGGCATAAATTACCAAGCCAAGAGAAATTTACACTAGGTGGTAGAGATTTTGGCAGAGGTTATAGCTTTGGAACAATTGATGGTAATAGAATGTTAGCAGCATCCTTAGAAGTGAGGTATACTCATCAGATGGATGGCAGGATGTTTGTTGATGAAGTTCAGCCATATATATTCCGAGATATGGGGTATGTTGGTAAGCAATATGGTGATACTGATATTACCCATCTTTCATCAACAGGTGCTGGGCTAAGACTAAAACTGCTTTATGATATTGATTGTGGCGCAGAAGCAGCGGTTCCTGTAAATAAGAGCTATAAAGTTGATGGAGAGCAACATGACGTTAAGACGAAGTTTGGCGTGTATATTAATAAGGCATTTAAGTTTTAG